Proteins from a single region of Bdellovibrio bacteriovorus HD100:
- the pstA gene encoding phosphate ABC transporter permease PstA: MESRQELLANIKRRQMWDFAFALMGLLSLLFALVTLLTLIVDLGMTGVPRINAEFFVNFPSRFAEKAGILSAWVGSFLIMLTTAFCAIPLGIAAGVYLEEYSKKNWVSQIIELNIINLAGIPSITYGLMALGLFVYKLKLGQSILTAGLTLGLLVLPIIIVTTREAIRSIPNTIREASYAMGASKWQTIRYHILPYSSGGILTGVIISLSRAIGETAPLITIGALTFIAFLPTPPIDGQFPYVNFTWLMDPFTVMPIQMFNWLSRPQPEFHVNAAATGVVLLVMTLIMNGGAIYLRSRFRKKMKW; this comes from the coding sequence ATGGAATCACGTCAGGAACTATTGGCGAATATCAAGCGCCGTCAGATGTGGGATTTTGCTTTTGCCCTGATGGGTTTGTTGTCTCTGCTTTTTGCGTTGGTGACTTTGCTGACCCTGATTGTGGATCTGGGAATGACCGGGGTTCCGCGTATCAATGCCGAATTCTTTGTGAACTTCCCGTCGCGCTTTGCTGAAAAAGCGGGGATCTTGTCCGCTTGGGTGGGGTCTTTCCTGATCATGCTGACCACGGCTTTTTGTGCCATTCCCTTGGGGATCGCCGCCGGGGTGTATCTGGAAGAGTACTCCAAGAAAAACTGGGTGTCTCAGATCATTGAACTGAACATCATCAACTTGGCGGGGATTCCTTCGATCACTTACGGTCTGATGGCGCTGGGTCTTTTCGTTTACAAGTTAAAACTGGGTCAGAGCATTCTGACGGCGGGTTTGACCTTGGGTTTGTTGGTTCTTCCCATCATCATCGTCACCACCCGTGAAGCCATCCGCTCCATCCCGAACACGATTCGTGAGGCGAGCTATGCCATGGGGGCCAGCAAGTGGCAGACCATTCGTTATCATATTCTGCCTTACTCTTCCGGCGGAATTCTGACGGGAGTGATCATCTCGTTGTCCCGGGCCATCGGTGAAACGGCACCGTTAATTACAATCGGCGCTTTGACGTTCATCGCGTTCCTGCCGACACCGCCGATTGACGGGCAGTTCCCTTACGTGAACTTTACATGGCTCATGGATCCTTTCACCGTGATGCCGATTCAGATGTTTAACTGGTTGTCACGACCTCAGCCGGAGTTCCATGTGAATGCGGCCGCCACGGGTGTGGTGTTGCTTGTGATGACTTTGATTATGAACGGTGGGGCGATTTACCTGCGCTCTCGTTTCCGTAAAAAGATGAAGTGGTAA
- the pstB gene encoding phosphate ABC transporter ATP-binding protein PstB, whose amino-acid sequence MQLNLRAEVKNLVFSYGDKKVLNGITLPIYENRVTALIGPSGCGKTTLLRCFNRMHDLYANAQYQGEILLYPNQSNILGKDIDPMEVRMRIGMVFQKPNPFPKSIYDNVAYGLTVRGVKKKSFIEEQVEKSLQQASLWNEVKDRLHSSATALSGGQQQRLCIARALATEPEILLLDEPTSALDPISTRHIEELIQELRKDVTIAIVTHSLHQAARVSDFTAFMYLGDLIEFGASDQIFTNPKDQRTENYITGRFG is encoded by the coding sequence ATGCAGTTGAATTTGCGCGCTGAAGTTAAAAATCTGGTTTTCTCTTACGGTGATAAAAAGGTTCTGAACGGCATCACTTTGCCGATCTATGAAAACCGCGTGACGGCTTTGATTGGTCCTTCCGGTTGCGGTAAGACCACGCTGCTTCGTTGTTTCAACCGCATGCACGATCTGTATGCCAATGCCCAATACCAGGGCGAGATTCTGCTTTATCCAAATCAAAGTAACATCCTGGGTAAAGACATTGACCCGATGGAAGTGCGCATGCGTATCGGAATGGTTTTCCAAAAGCCAAATCCGTTCCCGAAAAGCATCTATGACAACGTCGCCTACGGTCTGACTGTTCGCGGAGTGAAAAAGAAAAGCTTCATCGAAGAGCAGGTTGAAAAGTCCCTGCAGCAGGCGAGCCTTTGGAATGAAGTCAAAGACCGTTTGCATTCATCGGCGACAGCGCTTTCCGGCGGTCAACAGCAGCGTCTGTGCATCGCACGCGCCCTTGCGACCGAACCTGAAATCCTGCTGCTCGATGAACCAACCTCCGCACTGGATCCGATCTCCACTCGTCACATCGAAGAACTGATTCAAGAGCTTCGTAAAGACGTGACCATCGCGATCGTCACCCACAGCTTGCATCAAGCAGCCCGCGTGTCTGATTTCACCGCCTTCATGTATCTGGGCGACCTGATCGAATTCGGCGCCAGCGACCAGATCTTCACGAACCCCAAAGATCAAAGAACAGAAAACTACATCACCGGCCGCTTCGGGTAA